A window from Opitutia bacterium ISCC 52 encodes these proteins:
- a CDS encoding putative manganese-dependent inorganic diphosphatase, translating into MSDPIYVIGHKNPDADSICAAIAYADFKNKLTQSSDYVAARCGNSNARIDAILDYFNMSLPLFIGDVTPRLRDIMISDVRSVKTGATCIEALEVIDEFDVRSVPVVEEDGSVKGLLSIFQMGEFFIPKIREPFSMRRVVSSVQAIINSIDAKILNSNKPDEVEEMFVRVGAMDIRSFGTFTEEEKIPAEQSIIVVGDRYDIQSKSIYSGVRLLVITGGLDVDPEIVELAKEKGVNLIISPYDSATTAWTIRSATLVKDMVDTKFTKFGPEETVKDVRRRTAMINSPIYFVMDDKDRMLGIFSKTDLLRPTKSKIILVDHNEVGQAVNGASEVNILEIIDHHRLGNTPTSQPILFINEPVGSSCTIVADQYQRFSIQPSPEIAGIMMSGIISDTLHLNSPTSTAKDKEILSWLAGIADVESNELSQTIFNAGSIIVSNTPEEVITADQKMYCEGEISYSVSQVEELGMENFWEKKDILLQALKDFRKQEDLYMATLLVTDINSQNSLLLVAGEREFLERISYPIVESNCIFDLPGIVSRKKQLIPYLTGILEAAPA; encoded by the coding sequence ATGTCTGATCCAATATATGTAATTGGTCACAAGAATCCCGATGCGGATTCTATCTGCGCAGCCATTGCCTACGCTGATTTTAAAAACAAGCTTACCCAGTCATCCGATTACGTTGCTGCCAGGTGTGGTAATTCCAATGCACGGATCGATGCCATCCTCGACTATTTCAACATGTCACTGCCCTTATTCATTGGGGACGTCACTCCTCGATTGCGGGACATTATGATCTCAGATGTGCGGTCCGTGAAAACAGGCGCAACTTGCATTGAGGCACTAGAAGTCATTGATGAATTTGATGTACGTTCGGTACCTGTGGTTGAGGAAGACGGTTCCGTAAAAGGCCTACTATCCATTTTCCAAATGGGGGAATTTTTCATACCGAAAATCAGAGAACCGTTCTCCATGCGAAGAGTTGTTTCCTCTGTTCAGGCCATTATAAATTCAATCGACGCCAAGATACTTAATTCGAATAAGCCAGACGAGGTGGAAGAGATGTTTGTCCGAGTAGGTGCAATGGATATTCGCTCATTCGGAACATTCACCGAAGAGGAAAAAATTCCAGCCGAGCAAAGTATTATTGTCGTCGGAGATCGGTACGACATTCAATCCAAGTCCATTTACAGTGGCGTGCGACTGCTCGTCATTACAGGTGGCCTCGATGTTGATCCAGAAATTGTAGAACTGGCCAAAGAGAAAGGCGTCAACCTTATCATCAGCCCCTATGATTCTGCAACAACGGCATGGACGATTCGCTCTGCAACCTTGGTGAAAGACATGGTCGATACCAAGTTTACAAAATTCGGACCTGAAGAGACGGTGAAGGATGTCCGTCGCCGAACGGCCATGATCAACAGCCCTATTTATTTTGTAATGGATGATAAAGACCGGATGTTGGGGATATTTTCCAAAACCGATCTGTTACGCCCTACCAAATCCAAAATCATCCTGGTGGATCACAATGAAGTTGGCCAAGCCGTAAACGGGGCATCAGAGGTAAACATTCTGGAGATCATCGATCATCACCGCTTGGGGAACACACCTACTTCTCAGCCCATACTTTTCATCAACGAACCGGTGGGCTCATCCTGCACGATTGTCGCTGATCAATATCAGCGTTTCAGTATTCAACCCTCCCCAGAGATCGCAGGCATCATGATGTCGGGTATCATTTCCGACACTCTTCATTTGAATAGTCCTACCTCTACCGCAAAGGACAAAGAAATACTAAGCTGGTTGGCAGGCATTGCCGATGTGGAATCGAATGAGCTTTCCCAAACGATCTTCAATGCAGGATCCATCATTGTATCTAATACTCCCGAAGAAGTCATTACAGCCGACCAAAAGATGTATTGCGAAGGAGAGATAAGCTACTCTGTTTCCCAAGTTGAAGAACTCGGCATGGAAAATTTCTGGGAGAAAAAAGATATTCTATTGCAAGCCCTCAAAGACTTCCGGAAGCAGGAAGATCTTTATATGGCAACCCTGCTGGTAACCGATATTAATTCTCAGAATTCTTTACTCCTTGTTGCAGGAGAAAGAGAGTTTCTCGAACGCATTTCCTATCCAATTGTGGAATCGAACTGCATTTTCGACCTTCCTGGAATCGTATCGCGGAAGAAACAGTTGATTCCTTACCTTACAGGAATTTTGGAAGCTGCACCGGCGTAA
- the rnr gene encoding ribonuclease R, translating to MKFKKPILELLSSPDYIPLSAKAIASALSIKNKFMQKELDQALKQLLSGGQIVRIKNGRYIIPTDADLLSGIIRFRQSGSAILLPDPVLGGKLPTPLPIRSEDTGVALHGDRVVVRKMTTPKRLYGKRKGGRRLSKEKETTGRVIEITTRKNPNMVGTLRRAQYFWYVVPDSPQIHKDIVVKAPKKSGLDPIPSVGDKVTVKMEAWEDRNMSPEGTIIEVLGKTFSPGAEYKGVLRKFNLQPEFPADVLAEVKNLAKTVQEEDLVGRQDFTKIFTFTIDPDDAKDFDDALSVEYVDNGNIRIGVHIADVGAYVKPGTRLDSEATKRGNSTYLVGTVIPMLPEQLSNGLCSLKEDVIRLTKSVVFTFSPEGKIRRVNYANSYIRSRKRLTYKQAYVLMKEDNIQAARELPLPPKHQTGSTGRALKELSNKELTDLQKAIRSCWSIATVLRKKRFERGSLDLDMPEVKIYVDEKGYADRMERVENDESHQLIEEFMLAANEGVARELRKNNFPAIYRVHEKPDEQKLYELSETMLTHGLDTGDLNSKREVVKLLAAIKSHSYGYTLRIQFLRSLRQACYMAEPLGHYGLHKSNYTHFTSPIRRYSDLIVHRIFENYLVRHRGQPELPRQQIRYKQSRLLEIAQQVTLREQNSTEAERESVKIKQLEFFEREANKKDKTIFDAAVLEIKNHGLFVELKESLVFGLLPTSSLKDDLYHVSQDGIELYGRRTKKRIRVGETIQVVVSKVDRFKRLIDFNISNQNGGESADEQKRQEKRSKPRTDGQKSQKKRTKPRADGNKGNYPKKKRRNR from the coding sequence ATGAAATTTAAGAAACCCATTTTAGAACTCCTCAGTTCACCTGACTATATTCCCCTTTCCGCCAAGGCCATTGCCTCGGCACTGAGCATAAAAAACAAGTTTATGCAGAAGGAATTGGACCAGGCACTGAAGCAATTATTATCAGGGGGCCAGATCGTCCGCATTAAGAACGGGCGCTATATTATCCCGACAGATGCTGACTTGCTCAGCGGTATCATTCGATTCCGCCAGAGCGGAAGCGCCATTTTGCTACCCGATCCTGTACTAGGAGGAAAACTTCCGACTCCACTACCCATTCGGTCAGAGGACACAGGAGTAGCTCTTCACGGAGATCGGGTGGTCGTGCGAAAGATGACAACCCCCAAGCGCCTATATGGAAAGAGAAAAGGCGGAAGACGCTTGTCCAAGGAAAAGGAAACAACTGGGAGAGTCATAGAAATAACGACCCGAAAGAACCCCAATATGGTCGGGACGCTACGGCGAGCTCAGTATTTCTGGTATGTCGTACCAGACAGTCCGCAAATCCATAAGGACATCGTGGTCAAGGCTCCCAAGAAATCGGGATTAGATCCCATCCCTTCGGTGGGAGATAAGGTCACCGTAAAGATGGAAGCCTGGGAAGACCGCAATATGAGCCCAGAAGGTACCATTATCGAGGTCTTAGGAAAAACCTTCTCTCCAGGAGCGGAATACAAAGGGGTCCTAAGAAAGTTTAATCTACAGCCCGAGTTTCCGGCTGATGTACTTGCGGAAGTCAAAAACCTCGCCAAAACCGTTCAAGAAGAGGACCTCGTGGGACGGCAAGACTTCACCAAGATTTTTACCTTCACCATCGATCCGGATGACGCGAAAGATTTCGATGATGCGCTATCCGTAGAGTATGTGGATAATGGAAATATTCGAATCGGGGTTCATATCGCCGATGTAGGAGCTTACGTAAAACCTGGCACTCGTTTAGATAGCGAAGCCACCAAACGCGGGAACTCAACCTACCTCGTAGGCACCGTGATCCCCATGCTACCCGAGCAACTCTCCAATGGCCTTTGCAGCCTGAAAGAGGATGTCATCCGCCTGACCAAGAGCGTCGTATTTACCTTTTCTCCGGAGGGCAAGATTCGCCGCGTTAACTATGCGAATTCCTATATTCGCAGCCGTAAGCGTCTTACCTACAAACAGGCCTATGTCCTGATGAAAGAAGATAACATCCAGGCCGCTCGCGAGCTTCCCCTACCCCCGAAACACCAAACGGGATCGACCGGCCGCGCCTTGAAGGAATTGTCGAATAAAGAACTCACTGATTTACAAAAAGCCATACGCAGCTGTTGGTCGATCGCTACCGTGCTCCGCAAAAAACGGTTCGAACGAGGCAGTCTCGATCTGGATATGCCGGAGGTAAAAATCTACGTCGACGAAAAGGGCTACGCCGATCGCATGGAACGAGTAGAGAATGATGAAAGCCATCAGCTAATTGAAGAGTTCATGCTCGCCGCCAATGAAGGAGTAGCCCGTGAGCTCCGTAAGAACAACTTCCCAGCCATCTATCGCGTTCACGAAAAACCCGATGAACAAAAGTTGTATGAGCTCTCCGAAACGATGCTCACTCATGGACTAGATACCGGCGATTTAAACAGCAAACGCGAAGTAGTAAAGTTGCTGGCAGCGATCAAGTCCCACTCTTATGGCTACACACTCCGCATCCAGTTTTTAAGGTCATTAAGGCAAGCCTGTTACATGGCAGAACCATTGGGACACTATGGCCTGCACAAAAGCAACTACACGCATTTTACTTCTCCTATCCGACGCTACTCAGATCTCATCGTTCATCGCATCTTTGAGAATTACTTGGTTCGCCATCGTGGCCAACCCGAGCTACCGAGACAACAGATCAGATACAAACAATCTAGACTCCTTGAGATTGCCCAACAAGTCACCTTGCGAGAACAAAACAGCACGGAAGCTGAAAGAGAATCGGTCAAAATCAAGCAACTCGAATTCTTTGAGCGAGAAGCCAATAAAAAGGACAAAACCATTTTTGACGCCGCGGTGTTGGAAATCAAAAACCACGGATTGTTTGTTGAGTTGAAGGAGTCATTGGTCTTCGGACTGCTACCGACCTCCAGTTTGAAGGATGACCTTTACCATGTATCGCAAGACGGAATCGAACTTTATGGACGAAGGACCAAGAAGCGCATTCGAGTGGGAGAAACCATCCAGGTGGTTGTGTCGAAAGTAGACAGATTCAAACGCCTCATAGACTTCAACATCTCAAACCAAAATGGAGGTGAATCAGCGGATGAGCAAAAGAGACAGGAGAAACGAAGCAAGCCTCGAACGGATGGACAAAAGAGCCAAAAGAAACGAACCAAGCCTCGGGCGGATGGGAATAAAGGTAACTACCCGAAGAAGAAAAGAAGGAATCGTTAA
- a CDS encoding tRNA-dihydrouridine synthase family protein, whose amino-acid sequence MQDVTTWEFMKVVHQFGSPDYYVTEYFRVHETSKLEKHILFSITDNPTDRPVFAQLIGENLDYLKRTVEDLASHPIAGIDINLGCPAPKVYKKNVGGGLLRDLDQVDKIFGLLKEISPHRFTVKTRIGFEDTEPFQGLLDLINKHGVDMLSLHGRTVKEMYWADVHYDYIAEAVKRANCPVLANGNVTSYLKAEDVFKSTGCHGLMIGRSAIRNPWIFRQIREHFSGQPIFQPSLGDVYQYAQLLIDTYYNPKVPEINRVNKLKKFFNFIGLSADPEGQFLYEIRRVRSLEAMNDVLQRHLKDKADEPFSNEPYEGLVARPNRETRVTPLVPSKT is encoded by the coding sequence ATGCAGGATGTCACCACTTGGGAGTTCATGAAAGTGGTTCATCAATTTGGCTCACCTGATTATTACGTCACTGAATATTTCCGGGTTCACGAAACCTCAAAGCTGGAAAAGCATATCCTGTTTTCCATCACTGATAATCCGACAGACCGCCCGGTATTTGCTCAGCTGATTGGCGAAAATCTCGATTATCTAAAACGCACCGTTGAGGACTTGGCTTCGCACCCGATTGCAGGCATCGATATCAATCTCGGTTGTCCTGCTCCAAAAGTGTACAAGAAGAATGTGGGTGGTGGTCTGCTGCGTGACCTCGATCAAGTGGATAAAATCTTCGGTCTCCTGAAAGAGATTTCGCCACACCGTTTCACCGTCAAAACACGTATCGGATTTGAAGATACTGAACCCTTCCAAGGACTCCTGGACCTGATCAATAAGCATGGCGTCGATATGCTTAGTTTACACGGTCGCACCGTGAAAGAAATGTATTGGGCGGATGTGCATTACGACTACATCGCAGAAGCAGTTAAACGAGCCAACTGCCCGGTCTTGGCTAATGGCAATGTAACCAGCTACTTGAAAGCAGAGGACGTTTTCAAAAGCACCGGATGCCATGGGCTGATGATTGGTCGATCAGCGATTCGCAATCCCTGGATTTTTCGTCAGATCCGAGAACACTTTTCAGGACAGCCAATCTTCCAACCCAGTTTGGGTGATGTGTATCAATATGCGCAGCTACTTATTGATACCTACTACAATCCCAAGGTACCTGAAATCAATCGGGTCAATAAGCTGAAAAAGTTTTTCAACTTTATCGGTCTCAGCGCAGATCCTGAAGGACAATTTCTATATGAGATACGTAGAGTCCGTTCGCTTGAAGCCATGAACGACGTACTTCAACGTCATCTTAAAGATAAAGCGGATGAGCCTTTCAGCAACGAACCCTATGAAGGATTAGTCGCTCGCCCCAATCGGGAAACACGAGTGACGCCACTCGTTCCATCGAAAACTTAG
- a CDS encoding SDR family oxidoreductase, whose protein sequence is MDLKLKDKKAFVTGAGSGIGQAISLRFGEEGAEVFVLDVNEAGGQETVSLITDAGGTASYHHLDVTDAEAVTSLFLALGPADILVNNAGIASIGNVEATSSEEMDKIYAVNIKGPYNCLHAAMPGMKANGGGAVLNLASIASKIGISDRFAYSASKGAVFAMTLSVAKDYLKDGIRSNCLCPGRVHTAFVDSYLDKNYPDNREEMFEKLSTFQPIGRMGRPEEIGALAVFLCSDEASFITGSAYDIDGGSTLLR, encoded by the coding sequence CCATCTCTCTGCGTTTCGGAGAAGAAGGAGCAGAAGTATTTGTTTTAGATGTCAACGAAGCCGGAGGGCAGGAGACGGTTTCATTAATCACCGATGCTGGTGGCACCGCCAGTTACCATCACTTGGACGTTACCGATGCTGAGGCCGTTACATCGCTATTCCTGGCACTCGGTCCTGCTGATATTTTAGTAAACAACGCTGGTATCGCTTCCATTGGGAACGTCGAGGCTACGTCTTCTGAGGAGATGGATAAGATCTATGCAGTAAACATTAAGGGACCCTATAATTGTTTGCATGCTGCCATGCCTGGAATGAAAGCCAACGGGGGTGGTGCCGTTTTGAATTTGGCATCTATCGCCAGTAAAATTGGTATTTCTGATCGATTCGCCTATTCGGCCAGTAAAGGAGCTGTCTTTGCCATGACCTTATCCGTAGCCAAGGATTATCTGAAAGATGGCATTCGATCGAATTGCCTCTGTCCAGGGCGTGTTCATACCGCTTTTGTCGATTCTTATTTGGATAAAAATTACCCGGATAACAGGGAGGAGATGTTTGAAAAACTCTCGACCTTTCAACCTATCGGTAGAATGGGGAGGCCAGAAGAGATCGGAGCGTTGGCTGTTTTCCTATGTAGCGACGAGGCTTCTTTTATTACGGGTAGTGCCTACGACATCGATGGCGGATCCACGCTGTTGAGGTAG
- a CDS encoding prepilin-type N-terminal cleavage/methylation domain-containing protein, whose protein sequence is MKAETRRERSPKQGFTLIELITVITIVGILAGLLYPTITGILNRAKRAESSNNLKQIANAYQQYRSDNNGRNVPIRIAKNPNSGQDAVFEATTVYHLAYELAWRGYLYEGAIYQISTDRYVELKGVKPQAVAERDSAGSPWVLSQIFSQSAVSFDLVAGLSSNAPSSPPVAFTRGLDSQTGKWDSDEIVSPYGADVGHIAFLDGNVEWYSSTNGELTNPITRRPTTNFLQSISQGARIFGDPDQSLLDGKEGISST, encoded by the coding sequence ATGAAAGCAGAGACCCGTCGAGAGCGCTCCCCAAAACAGGGATTTACGCTTATTGAGTTGATAACGGTGATCACCATTGTGGGTATTTTGGCCGGGCTCCTCTACCCCACCATTACCGGAATTTTAAATCGGGCCAAGCGTGCGGAATCGTCCAACAATCTAAAACAGATTGCCAACGCTTACCAACAATACCGTTCTGACAATAACGGGCGAAACGTTCCCATCCGGATTGCCAAGAACCCGAACTCAGGCCAAGACGCCGTTTTCGAGGCAACCACCGTTTACCACCTGGCATATGAACTTGCTTGGCGTGGTTACTTATACGAAGGAGCCATCTACCAGATTTCAACGGACCGGTATGTTGAACTAAAAGGCGTAAAACCTCAGGCAGTAGCGGAGCGGGATTCAGCAGGTTCCCCTTGGGTTTTATCTCAGATCTTTTCACAGTCAGCTGTCAGCTTTGATCTGGTAGCCGGACTCTCTTCCAACGCACCCTCGTCTCCACCGGTTGCTTTTACCAGAGGTCTCGATTCTCAGACTGGGAAATGGGACAGCGATGAAATCGTGTCCCCTTATGGTGCAGATGTTGGCCACATCGCCTTTTTAGACGGAAATGTTGAGTGGTATAGCAGCACCAATGGTGAGCTAACCAATCCCATAACTCGCAGGCCGACTACCAATTTCCTTCAATCGATATCTCAAGGTGCCCGAATCTTCGGCGATCCTGATCAAAGTCTACTCGATGGGAAAGAGGGAATATCTTCCACCTGA
- the rpiB gene encoding ribose 5-phosphate isomerase B → MNISLGTDHGGVDLREKVAAYLKEEGHTVLDHGAFNEDSVDYPDYAKLVCGDITDGRADYGLLICKSGIGMSISANKAQGIRAALVAFDEDAAMTRKHNNSNVLVLPGKHTTDQQAYDRIKDFISTEFEGGRHARRVDKMEVQGETCC, encoded by the coding sequence ATGAATATAAGCCTAGGCACCGACCACGGCGGCGTCGACTTGAGAGAAAAAGTCGCCGCTTACCTTAAAGAAGAAGGACACACCGTGTTAGACCATGGAGCCTTCAATGAAGATTCGGTCGATTATCCCGACTACGCAAAGCTGGTTTGTGGCGACATCACGGACGGAAGAGCTGACTACGGCCTTCTTATTTGCAAATCTGGGATAGGCATGAGCATCAGCGCCAACAAAGCGCAAGGTATCAGAGCCGCGCTTGTCGCTTTCGATGAAGACGCGGCTATGACTCGCAAACACAATAATTCCAATGTTTTGGTATTGCCCGGAAAGCACACGACGGACCAGCAAGCCTATGACCGAATCAAGGATTTCATTTCCACCGAATTCGAAGGCGGCCGTCATGCTCGTCGTGTCGATAAAATGGAAGTTCAAGGAGAGACCTGCTGCTAA
- a CDS encoding bifunctional nuclease family protein, with amino-acid sequence MENEVLPVTIKGLIPTSTGVAVFLGTEDKTFVIYIDPAVGQSLSLAINEVKRSRPLTHDLISHILMGLEAKLDRIIINDVDADKFFARLILNMENELGKKIMEIDARPSDSLVLAVQNKRPIYVSQKVYDSVDDMTQVFEDIKNRNEESDNPSPEI; translated from the coding sequence ATGGAGAACGAGGTTTTACCGGTTACCATCAAAGGGCTCATTCCCACCAGCACAGGTGTGGCTGTTTTCTTGGGCACAGAGGATAAGACCTTTGTCATTTATATCGACCCGGCGGTGGGACAGTCACTGTCGTTGGCCATCAATGAAGTCAAACGAAGCAGACCCCTTACCCACGATCTGATCAGTCACATACTGATGGGATTGGAAGCGAAGCTCGACCGTATCATAATCAATGATGTCGATGCGGATAAATTCTTTGCGCGCCTCATCTTGAATATGGAAAACGAGCTGGGGAAAAAGATTATGGAAATCGATGCTCGTCCCAGTGATTCATTAGTCCTTGCGGTGCAAAACAAACGCCCCATCTACGTCTCACAAAAAGTCTACGACTCAGTAGATGACATGACTCAAGTCTTCGAAGATATTAAGAATCGAAACGAAGAAAGCGACAATCCGAGTCCGGAAATTTAA
- the glgA gene encoding glycogen synthase GlgA — MKIVHISSEQVPFVKTGGLADVVGALTHHTAKQGHDVVSFLPLYRTIKESDAFKKAQQLHSLAIKVGDDVLVGEVYKLKLGKHLDLYLIGRDEFFDRSFPYGPKGRDYSDNDARFIFFCKAVVDTLVHENFHADILHCHDWQSALVPLFARVAEAQKGTQVGARSVLTIHNLAFQGVFPEKSFQLTNLPAPFYGIDSLEFYGQINFLKGGIFFSDAVTTVSPTYAKEILDPEFGCGLEGVLARRKKELYAILNGIDTAVWNPAKDPLIEEHYSIRKMAGKAKNKAALLKRAGLKGGKEVPVYGCVSRLTDQKGVDFILKQKAFFSDNDVRFVVLGKGDPKLEQGLKKLQAQLPDKVYVSFDYDESLSHMIEAGSDFFLMPSRFEPCGLNQMYSQRYGTVPIVSKVGGLADTVIDAEEHPEGGTGVVVTPDETGLKEGLASSFKLHKDQTRYKAVQKEGMERDFSWKVSAMDYEDLYKKVLFGESQTHNPWGR, encoded by the coding sequence ATGAAAATAGTTCACATAAGCAGTGAACAGGTACCCTTCGTTAAGACGGGTGGACTGGCTGACGTAGTCGGAGCTCTCACACATCATACTGCCAAGCAGGGGCATGATGTAGTTAGTTTTCTCCCTCTTTATCGGACGATCAAGGAGTCTGATGCTTTCAAAAAAGCTCAACAACTCCATTCGTTGGCCATAAAGGTAGGAGACGACGTCTTGGTAGGTGAGGTTTATAAACTAAAGTTGGGTAAGCACTTGGATCTGTATCTGATCGGTCGAGATGAATTTTTTGACCGAAGCTTTCCCTACGGACCCAAGGGCCGAGATTACAGCGACAACGATGCGCGATTCATTTTCTTTTGCAAGGCTGTAGTTGACACTTTGGTACATGAGAATTTTCATGCCGATATTCTGCATTGTCATGATTGGCAATCGGCTTTGGTCCCTTTGTTTGCAAGGGTTGCGGAAGCTCAGAAAGGTACGCAAGTAGGGGCACGTAGTGTGCTTACCATCCATAATCTGGCTTTTCAGGGAGTATTTCCTGAGAAGAGTTTTCAATTAACGAACTTGCCTGCGCCCTTCTACGGAATAGATAGCCTGGAGTTTTATGGGCAGATAAATTTCCTCAAAGGAGGTATCTTCTTTTCAGACGCGGTGACCACCGTGAGCCCCACGTATGCAAAGGAAATCCTGGATCCTGAGTTTGGTTGTGGATTGGAAGGCGTTCTTGCCCGTCGCAAAAAGGAACTTTACGCAATCCTTAATGGAATTGATACCGCGGTTTGGAATCCAGCCAAGGACCCACTGATTGAAGAACATTACTCGATTCGCAAGATGGCCGGAAAAGCTAAGAATAAAGCTGCTCTTTTGAAACGTGCGGGGCTTAAGGGAGGTAAAGAAGTTCCCGTTTATGGCTGTGTCTCGAGGCTAACTGATCAAAAGGGAGTCGATTTCATTTTGAAGCAAAAGGCGTTCTTTTCAGACAATGATGTTCGTTTTGTCGTACTGGGAAAAGGCGATCCCAAATTGGAGCAGGGCTTGAAAAAGCTACAGGCCCAGCTTCCGGATAAGGTGTATGTGTCTTTTGATTACGACGAATCTTTGAGTCATATGATCGAGGCGGGGTCTGATTTTTTTCTCATGCCTTCACGATTTGAGCCTTGTGGCTTGAATCAGATGTACAGCCAGCGCTATGGCACAGTCCCTATTGTCAGCAAAGTCGGAGGATTAGCCGATACGGTCATCGATGCAGAAGAGCATCCCGAAGGTGGTACCGGAGTCGTTGTGACTCCTGACGAGACTGGATTGAAAGAGGGATTAGCAAGCTCCTTCAAACTTCACAAAGACCAAACTCGATATAAGGCCGTACAAAAAGAAGGCATGGAAAGAGATTTCTCCTGGAAAGTATCCGCTATGGATTACGAAGACTTGTACAAGAAAGTTTTATTTGGAGAATCTCAGACTCACAATCCTTGGGGCCGTTAA
- a CDS encoding rhomboid family intramembrane serine protease: protein MNETTALVTLIIIGLSAIMTFQGFKNQSLFARYMFDNELIVRNKEYERLLTSGLLHADWMHFAFNMFSLYSFGTYLELSYSPSVLLFIYITSILGGNLLSMLIYRNKPYRAIGASGGVCGVIYAAIFLLPGGNIMIFPLPLPIPSWVYAILFLLISAYGMRSARTNVGHVAHLGGALIGLAVTFLMFPQKVLALPELLGLVLLISAGIVIAELYRKRKESPYPG from the coding sequence ATGAACGAAACTACCGCACTCGTTACGCTCATCATTATCGGGCTATCGGCCATTATGACCTTTCAGGGCTTTAAGAATCAGTCTCTATTTGCGCGCTACATGTTCGACAATGAACTCATCGTTCGAAACAAGGAATACGAACGCCTGCTTACTTCAGGATTGCTTCACGCCGACTGGATGCACTTCGCGTTCAACATGTTCAGTCTGTATTCATTTGGAACCTACCTCGAACTCTCCTATTCCCCCTCAGTCCTACTCTTCATTTATATTACATCCATCCTCGGTGGTAACCTTCTATCGATGCTCATCTATAGAAATAAACCCTACCGAGCTATCGGCGCATCCGGCGGAGTGTGCGGAGTCATTTACGCTGCTATCTTCTTACTCCCTGGCGGAAACATTATGATTTTTCCACTCCCACTTCCCATCCCCTCTTGGGTCTATGCCATTCTGTTTCTACTCATCTCCGCTTATGGCATGCGGTCCGCTCGCACCAACGTAGGCCATGTGGCCCACTTGGGTGGAGCACTCATTGGTCTAGCCGTTACCTTTCTTATGTTTCCGCAAAAAGTGCTGGCTCTGCCGGAACTTCTCGGGTTGGTGCTGCTGATTTCAGCAGGCATCGTCATTGCAGAATTATACCGCAAACGTAAAGAAAGCCCCTACCCAGGCTGA